In Paracoccus contaminans, the genomic stretch TGCGCCGGTTCTGCAAGGCCCGCGCGGCCCCGCTACCGCAGCGTCGGATCAAGGCGGTCGCGCAGCCAGTCGCCGATCAGCGACACCGACAGCGTGGTCAGCACGATCACGGCCGAGGGCGCCAGCACGATCCACGGGGCCCGTGTGATATAGTCGCGGCCAAAGCCGACCATGTTGCCCAGGCTGGTCATCGGCGGCTGCACCCCCAGGCCCAGAAAGGACAGGCCCGATTCCAGCAAGATTACCTCGGGGAAGACCAGCGTCATCGAAACGATCAGCGTCGAGGCGATATTGGGCAGAATATGGCGCGCATAGACGCGCCCCGGACGCGCGCCCAGCTGGACGACCGCCGCGGCATAGCCCTGCGCGCTGGCGGAAATCGCAAGGCCGCGGGAAATCCGGGCATAGCGTTCCCAGCCATAAAGGCCGATCAGACCAACCAGCAGCGTCAGCGCATTGCCAAAGAATGCCAAGACGGCCAGGGCCAGGATCAGGAAGGGCATCGCCGCCTGAAAATCGGCCAGCACCAGCACCGCCTGTTCCACCCAGCCGCGGA encodes the following:
- a CDS encoding ABC transporter permease, producing MSDLSAPTPPPVPTLAPVPSAAPAAAALARPRRAMPLFIRLAVGFVVLMIAVALLAPVIAPYNYTAMDLKYRMTPPFHAWAHPLGTDELGRDVLSRLIVSIRVSLLIAFGATLISATLGTVLGFLSAHFRGWVEQAVLVLADFQAAMPFLILALAVLAFFGNALTLLVGLIGLYGWERYARISRGLAISASAQGYAAAVVQLGARPGRVYARHILPNIASTLIVSMTLVFPEVILLESGLSFLGLGVQPPMTSLGNMVGFGRDYITRAPWIVLAPSAVIVLTTLSVSLIGDWLRDRLDPTLR